In Glycine max cultivar Williams 82 chromosome 7, Glycine_max_v4.0, whole genome shotgun sequence, a single window of DNA contains:
- the LOC100803872 gene encoding pentatricopeptide repeat-containing protein At2g15820, chloroplastic: MVGRFVTRHDLLLPLPLTTLSPNPNPPTMRSSSTLLHSLALSLSHLHHPFLSAPPLFPRLAVTVPEREVLRSAEAEARGLRGPEVEVGELSAVPEEWRRARVAWLCKELPAHKAGTLVRILNAQKKWMWQEDATYVLVHCLRVRENETAFKVYKWMMQRNWYRFDFALATKLADYMGKEGKFSKCREVFDDIINQGRVPSESTFHILVVAYLSAPVQGCLDEACSIYNRMIQLGGYQPRLSIHNSVFKALVSNPGILSKNYLKQAEFIYHHLVTTGLDVHKEIYGGLIWLHSYQDSIDKERIAELREAMLRAGFEEDREVLLSILRACAREGEVEEAEKSWVKLLEFENDPPALAFVYKMEVYSKVGMPMKSLDIFREMQSKLGRTDVAAYNQIIEILCKAQESELAESIMADFVKSDLKPLTPSYVYLLSMYFNLELHDKLEESFYKCLEKCRPNCAIYSIYLNSLVKIGNIDKAEDIFNQMNHDATIGVNARSCNIILSGYLSSGKHLKAEKVYDFMCLKKYEIESSLMEQLDYILSLKRKVVKRPISMKLSKEQREIMIGLLLGGLRIDSDDRRRNHIIRFDFDGNSGSHYVLKSHIYHLFFEWLHPTCKPGDNSENIPDKFCTIASSHFGFYADQFWSKGEPSIPKLVHRWLSPCVLAYWYMYGGHRNSSGDILLKVKGSREGVENIVRKFKGMSMDCKVKRKGRVFWIGILGSNSTWFWKLVEPYVIENKDFAEAGDETKEQDAKETEDINFNSDSDE, encoded by the exons ATGGTGGGGAGGTTTGTGACACGTCACGAccttcttcttccacttccaCTAACTACTCTTTCCCCAAACCCTAATCCTCCAACCATGCGCTCTTCCTCCACCCTCCTCCACTCtctcgctctctctctctcccatcTCCACCACCCCTTCCTCTCCGCTCCTCCGCTCTTCCCGCGCCTCGCCGTGACGGTGCCGGAAAGGGAGGTTCTCAGGTCGGCGGAGGCGGAGGCGAGGGGGCTGCGGGGGCCGGAGGTGGAGGTGGGGGAGCTGAGCGCGGTTCCGGAAGAGTGGCGGAGGGCGAGGGTGGCGTGGCTCTGCAAGGAGCTGCCCGCGCACAAGGCGGGGACTCTGGTGAGGATACTGAACGCGCAGAAGAAGTGGATGTGGCAGGAGGACGCCACCTACGTCCTTGTCCACTGCCTCCGCGTTCGCGAAAACGAAACCGCATTCAAG GTATACAAGTGGATGATGCAACGTAATTGGTATCGATTTGATTTTGCTCTTGCTACCAAGCTAGCAGATTACATGGGTAAAGAGGGAAAGTTTTCAAAGTGCCGTGAGGTAtttgatgatattattaatCAAGGCCGTGTTCCTAGTGAGTCAACCTTCCATATATTAGTTGTTGCTTATCTCAGTGCTCCTGTTCAAGGTTGTTTGGATGAAGCATGCAGCATTTACAATCGGATGATTCAGTTGGGTGGTTACCAACCCCGTCTTAGCATACATAATTCCGTCTTCAAAGCTCTTGTAAGCAATCCGGGGATCTTGTCAAAGAATTACCTTAAGCAAGCTGAGTTTATATATCATCATTTGGTTACAACTGGACTTGATGTGCATAAAGAAATTTATGGGGGCCTAATTTGGCTGCATAGCTATCAGGATTCCATAGATAAAGAAAGGATAGCAGAATTGAGGGAAGCAATGCTCCGTGCTGGATTTGAGGAGGATAGAGAGGTGCTATTATCAATCTTGAGGGCTTGTGCAAGGGAAGGGGAGGTGGAGGAAGCAGAAAAGAGTTGGGTCAAACTTCTCGAGTTTGAAAATGACCCCCCAGCTCTggcttttgtgtataaaatggAAGTCTACTCAAAGGTTGGCATGCCGATGAAGTCATTGGATATATTCAGGGAAATGCAGTCAAAACTAGGTAGAACAGATGTTGCAgcatataatcaaataatagaGATACTATGCAAAGCACAAGAATCAGAATTGGCCGAATCAATCATGGCAGATTTTGTCAAGAGTGATCTGAAGCCCCTTACGCCATCGTATGTTTATTTACTAAGCATGTACTTCAATTTGGAATTACATGACAAACTGGAAGAGTCATTCTACAAGTGCTTGGAGAAATGTCGTCCTAATTGTGCTATATACAGTATATATCTGAATTCTTTGGTGAAAATAGGTAATATTGACAAGGCCGAGGATATAtttaaccaaatgaatcatgaTGCGACCATCGGTGTTAATGCTCGATCATGTAACATCATCTTAAGTGGATACCTGTCTTCAGGAAAACACTTAAAGGCAGAGAAGGTCTATGACTTTATGTGTCTAAAAAAGTATGAAATTGAATCCTCATTAATGGAACAGCTTGACTATATCCTGAGCTTGAAAAGGAAAGTTGTTAAAAGACCAATAAGCATGAAGTTAAGCAAAGAGCAAAGAGAAatcatgattgggttgcttttAGGTGGTTTGCGAATTGATTCTGATGACCGAAGGAGGAATCACATTATTCGTTTTGATTTTGATGGCAATTCCGGCAGCCATTATGTCCTGAAGAGTCATATATATCACCTGTTTTTTGAGTGGCTGCATCCTACTTGTAAGCCAGGTGACAATAGTGAAAACATACCGGATAAGTTTTGCACCATTGCAAGCTCTCATTTTGGCTTTTATGCAGATCAGTTTTGGTCAAAAGGTGAACCTAGTATTCCAAAACTAGTCCATAGGTGGTTGTCACCATGTGTTCTTGCATACTGGTACATGTATGGTGGCCATCGAAATTCATCAGGGGATATTTTGCTGAAAGTAAAGGGAAGTCGTGAGGGTGTTGAGAACATTGTCAGAAAATTTAAAGGCATGTCCATGGATTGTAAAGTCAAGAGGAAAGGAAGGGTTTTTTGGATTGGTATTCTGGGAAGCAATTCAACTTGGTTCTGGAAATTGGTTGAGCCATATGTCatagaaaataaagattttgctGAAGCAGGTGATGAGACAAAGGAGCAGGATGCAAAGGAAACTGAAGATATTAACTTCAATAGTGATTCAGATGAATGA